The following proteins are encoded in a genomic region of Alistipes shahii WAL 8301:
- a CDS encoding phosphodiester glycosidase family protein codes for MKLKILGFALLAVCVCAVCCMCGSDSKTPDYEFPDGPDPDPDPQPGDYPAGLTVTEFADDLGGGKQCLGFVAVADLKANPKLRFNAVHLPQQKTPSRIHAEFASANRGTACVTTNAGYWWAGNSLSLLVTGGAVKSIENQTVTRNNQTVYPVRSSFGQMASGGFETHWIYCVLDDGNKPYAFPSALDNDERTNTYMSAPPTSKTPGAALWTPQEAVGGGPMLVREGKNVAVENYWKEVFDGGGIAGTSRQPRTAIGATADGKLILLVCDGRNMRGSAGFTLAELADKLIALGAVDAVNLDGGGSSTMVGSDGKVLNRPSDTGSAEVIVERKISTAVVISEVN; via the coding sequence TTCTTGGCTTCGCTCTGCTTGCTGTCTGCGTCTGCGCCGTGTGCTGTATGTGCGGCAGCGATTCGAAAACGCCCGACTATGAATTTCCCGACGGACCCGATCCTGATCCCGACCCTCAACCGGGCGATTATCCTGCCGGACTGACCGTAACCGAGTTTGCGGACGATCTGGGCGGCGGAAAACAATGCCTCGGATTCGTGGCCGTGGCCGATCTGAAAGCCAATCCCAAACTGCGCTTCAACGCCGTGCATCTGCCTCAACAGAAAACTCCGTCGCGCATTCATGCCGAATTCGCTTCGGCCAACCGGGGAACGGCCTGTGTGACGACCAATGCCGGGTATTGGTGGGCCGGAAATTCGTTGAGCCTGCTTGTTACCGGCGGTGCCGTCAAGTCGATCGAGAATCAGACGGTGACACGCAACAACCAGACGGTTTATCCCGTGCGTTCTTCGTTCGGGCAGATGGCGTCCGGAGGGTTCGAGACGCACTGGATTTACTGCGTGCTCGACGACGGCAACAAGCCTTATGCCTTCCCGTCCGCACTCGACAACGACGAACGTACGAATACGTATATGTCCGCGCCGCCGACTTCGAAGACGCCCGGCGCGGCGCTCTGGACTCCGCAGGAGGCGGTCGGAGGCGGTCCGATGCTGGTCCGGGAGGGGAAGAACGTCGCCGTGGAGAACTATTGGAAAGAGGTGTTCGACGGCGGCGGCATCGCCGGGACTTCGCGTCAGCCGCGTACGGCGATCGGCGCCACAGCGGACGGCAAACTGATCCTGCTCGTGTGCGACGGGCGCAATATGCGGGGCAGCGCCGGATTTACGCTGGCGGAGCTGGCCGACAAGCTGATCGCACTGGGAGCGGTCGATGCGGTCAATCTCGACGGCGGCGGATCTTCGACCATGGTCGGCAGCGACGGCAAGGTGCTCAACCGTCCCAGCGACACGGGCAGCGCCGAGGTGATCGTCGAGCGCAAAATTTCGACGGCGGTCGTCATCTCCGAAGTGAACTAA
- a CDS encoding alpha amylase family protein, with translation MKKLLLIWLAAFAAVSCAQEKQPSKPLYMWFDCEANYATLSHPDSIRYYVSKIHDMGFTDVVVDVKSIMGETLYKSDIAPYMGEWEGVTRPENYDLLGYFIEEGHKLGMRVHGSLNVFAGGHNYFDRGIIYGDHADWQSQVYTEGKIVPISEIKSNYNGMLNPANPEVQEYELAILKEFAGKYPDVDGIVFDRVRFDNITSDFSPLSKELFEAYAGTKVADYPGDILRWTQDADGKWSWSQGPLFRKWIEWRASVIKDFVTEAHRQLKEINPRLLIGDYTGAWYPTYYYVGVNWASEQFDPARYFDWATPEYKNTGYADLLDIYMTGLYYTLVTKAEVDKANGAVGQRTEAGMSDEQNYWYCIEGGAEWAKKITCGVVPVTGSIYVEQYEGDAAQFTRAVAQALRDTDGLMIFDIVHIINRGWWSELAAGIAEGSN, from the coding sequence ATGAAGAAACTTCTCCTCATCTGGCTGGCAGCCTTTGCTGCCGTCTCCTGCGCGCAGGAAAAACAGCCGTCGAAACCGCTTTACATGTGGTTTGACTGCGAAGCCAATTATGCGACTTTAAGTCATCCCGATTCGATTCGTTACTATGTGTCCAAAATCCACGACATGGGCTTTACCGATGTCGTGGTCGACGTGAAGTCGATCATGGGCGAAACGCTCTACAAGAGCGATATAGCGCCTTACATGGGCGAATGGGAGGGTGTGACCCGTCCTGAAAACTACGATCTGCTGGGTTATTTCATCGAGGAGGGGCACAAGCTGGGCATGCGCGTGCACGGGTCGCTCAACGTGTTTGCCGGCGGTCACAACTATTTCGACCGGGGAATCATCTACGGCGATCATGCCGACTGGCAGTCGCAGGTGTACACCGAAGGTAAAATCGTGCCCATCAGCGAAATAAAGAGCAACTACAACGGCATGCTCAACCCGGCGAATCCCGAAGTGCAGGAGTACGAGCTGGCGATTCTGAAGGAGTTCGCCGGGAAGTATCCCGATGTGGACGGCATCGTCTTCGACCGGGTGCGTTTCGACAATATCACCTCCGATTTCAGTCCGCTGTCGAAGGAGCTTTTCGAAGCTTACGCCGGAACGAAAGTCGCCGATTATCCCGGTGATATACTCCGCTGGACGCAGGATGCCGACGGCAAGTGGAGCTGGTCGCAGGGCCCGCTGTTCCGCAAGTGGATCGAATGGCGCGCATCGGTTATCAAGGACTTCGTGACCGAAGCCCACAGGCAGCTCAAGGAGATCAATCCCCGGCTGCTGATCGGCGACTATACGGGCGCATGGTACCCGACCTATTATTACGTGGGCGTCAACTGGGCCAGCGAGCAGTTCGATCCCGCCCGCTATTTCGATTGGGCGACGCCCGAGTACAAGAATACGGGTTATGCCGACCTGCTCGACATCTATATGACCGGACTTTACTATACGCTGGTTACCAAAGCCGAAGTCGACAAGGCCAACGGAGCCGTGGGGCAGCGTACCGAAGCGGGAATGTCCGACGAACAGAATTACTGGTACTGCATCGAGGGCGGCGCCGAATGGGCGAAGAAAATCACCTGCGGCGTGGTTCCCGTGACAGGCTCGATCTACGTCGAGCAGTACGAGGGCGACGCAGCGCAATTCACCCGCGCTGTGGCGCAGGCGCTCCGCGACACCGACGGACTGATGATCTTCGATATCGTCCATATCATCAACCGCGGCTGGTGGTCGGAGCTGGCGGCCGGAATCGCCGAAGGAAGCAACTGA